The genomic segment ATCACCGTCCCGTCCCTCTACCTCCACGGGGCCGACGACAACTGCATGTCCGTGGAGTTGAGCGACGGCATGGAGGCCGTGTTCACGAGCGGCTTCGAACGCGTCGTGGTGCCCAGCGCAGGGCACTTCCTGCACCTCGAGCAGCCCAAGGCCGTCGCCGACCACATCCTGGGCTTTCTGAACAGCTGACTGCCGCCCCCGGCCGGTCGGAGGGCACTGTCTTCGTCCTCTTCCTCGTGCCCGTGCTGCTCTGCGAGGCCATATGAAGGGGGAGCTTTGAGCGCAGCCGTCAGTCGTGGGCAGCGACAAGGTCCTTTGCTCCGCCCGACGCCCGACGCTCCGAGGTGCGCGGCGCAGTCGGACACCAATCTCGGTGGCCCCGGGCCGTCTTCCGGGGGACGGTCCGCCGCCGGCGGCGTCGCTGCGCGAAAGGCGGCCCGGTGAACGTGCCCTTCTCGGGCGCGTTCGGGGGCCGCCTTCGCTCAGGCGTGCCCTTTGTGCCCGACGGCGCGCAGGAGAAAGGGCAGGAGGCGGTCGGCGGTCTCCGCCGCGGTCGCCGCGTCCACCTGGTCCGGCGGCAGAGGGGTGAGGAAGAACCTGCTGACCATGGGACCGAGGACCAGGTCGCCGAGCAGGTCGGCATGCTCCACCGGCGGGATCTCGCCCCGCTCCGCCGCACGCTTCGTGATCTCCTCCATGCGTCGGCGCATGGGCAGCACGAACGTGTTCGTGAGGGCCTCGGCCAGCGGGGTGTTGTGCCGGGCCTCCCCGATCAATGTCTGCAACACCCCTCCTTCCTTCCCGGTCAGGGAAGCCGCCTTGTCCCGGAGCAGGGCGCGGAGGTCGCCTTCGAGTGTGCCGGTGTCGGTGTGTGTCGTGAGTTCCTGGGCGTAGGCGGCGGCAGCGTCGACGACCATGACCTCTTTGGACGGCCAGCGGCGGTAGAGAGTGGCGGTGGACACTCCGGCGCGGGACGCGACGGCGGCAGTGGTGAGCGTGCGGTAGCCGCTCTCGGTCAGGACGGCCATGGTCGCCTCCAGCAGCGCACGGTCGCGGGAGGCATCGCGGGGGCGTCCCCGGCGTGCCTGAGCCTCGGTCATCGGACGGCTCCCGAAGAAATCCGGCGGGGCGTATGGGCGGCGGAGCGCGCTGGTCGGGCGGGCTGCCATACGGAACGTTGAGTAAGGGTGCGGTAGGTCACACGACAAGTATACAAGCATACGAAACGAAATGCTTTCGTTTCGTATATGCTCCTCGGTATGAACACCAACGCACCCACCGGCGGTCAGCCGGACATCGCCGTTAAGGCGGCCTCTGCGGCGGGGACCGTCGCGCGACTGCGGGCCACGTTCAACACCGGCCGCACCAAGCCCGTCGCCTGGCGGAGGCAGCAGCTGCAGGCGTTGAGGCGTCTGCTGACGGAGCATGAGGACGTGTTCGTCCAGGCGCTGCAGACCGACCTCGGCAAGAGTGCGACCGAGTCGCGCATGACGGAGATCGGCTTCCTGGTCAGGGAGATCGACCACACCCTGAGTCATCTCGACCGGTGGCTGCGTCCGAAGAGAGCCTCCGTGCCCCTGTCGCTCATGCCGTCCCGGGCCTGGACCGTGCGTGAGCCGCTGGGTGTCGTGCTGGTCATCGCGCCCTGGAACTACCCGCTCAATCTGGCGCTCGCGCCGGTCATCGGTGCCCTGGCCGCCGGCAACGCCGTCGTCCTCAAGCCCAGCGAGGTGGCCCCCTCGACCTCGGCCGTGCTCGCCCACTGGCTGCCCCGGGTCCTGGACCCGCAGGCCGTGGCTGTCGTCGAGGGCGGCGTGCCGGAGACGACCGCCCTGCTGGAACAGCGCTTCGACCACATCTTCTACACCGGCAACGGCGCGGTCGGGCGCATCGTGATGACCGCCGCGGCCCGTCATCTCACCCCGGTCACCCTGGAGCTGGGCGGCAAGAGCCCCGCCGTCGTCGAACCCGGCACCGACCTCGCGACGGCCGCCCGCCGCATCGCCCTGGGCAAGTTCATGAACGCGGGCCAGACCTGCGTCGCACCCGACTACGTGCTGGCGATAGGTGAGGCGGGCGCCGAGATAGAGGCCCACCTGACGCAGGCGGTCCGCGAGATGTACGGCACCGATCCGGCTCGCAGCAACGACTACGGCCGTATCGTCAACGAGCGCCACTTCGACCGGCTGACCGGCCTGCTGAACGACGGCCGGACCGTCGTCGGTGGCGACCACGACCGCGACGCCCGCTACATCGCCCCGACCGTGCTGGCCGACGTCGACCCCGACTCCCCGGTGATGCGCGACGAGATCTTCGGCCCCATCCTGCCCGTCGTGCGCGTCCCCGACCTGGACGCTGCCATCGCCTTCATCACCGGAAGGGACAAGCCGCTGGCCCTGTACGCCTTCACCGCGTCCAAGCGCTCCAAGCGGCGCCTGACCGCGGAGACGTCCTCCGGTGGCCTGGCCTTCGGCCTCTCGCTCCTCCAGCTCGGCGCGCTCGACCTGCCCTTCGGTGGCGTCGGTGAGAGCGGCATGGGCCGCTACCACGGCTCGTACTCGCTGGACACCTTCAGTCACCTCAAGTCCGTCCTCGACAAGCCGCTC from the Streptomyces sp. NBC_00310 genome contains:
- a CDS encoding aldehyde dehydrogenase family protein; its protein translation is MNTNAPTGGQPDIAVKAASAAGTVARLRATFNTGRTKPVAWRRQQLQALRRLLTEHEDVFVQALQTDLGKSATESRMTEIGFLVREIDHTLSHLDRWLRPKRASVPLSLMPSRAWTVREPLGVVLVIAPWNYPLNLALAPVIGALAAGNAVVLKPSEVAPSTSAVLAHWLPRVLDPQAVAVVEGGVPETTALLEQRFDHIFYTGNGAVGRIVMTAAARHLTPVTLELGGKSPAVVEPGTDLATAARRIALGKFMNAGQTCVAPDYVLAIGEAGAEIEAHLTQAVREMYGTDPARSNDYGRIVNERHFDRLTGLLNDGRTVVGGDHDRDARYIAPTVLADVDPDSPVMRDEIFGPILPVVRVPDLDAAIAFITGRDKPLALYAFTASKRSKRRLTAETSSGGLAFGLSLLQLGALDLPFGGVGESGMGRYHGSYSLDTFSHLKSVLDKPLKPDTLGVATPPYTRGKDRILRRIT
- a CDS encoding TetR/AcrR family transcriptional regulator encodes the protein MTEAQARRGRPRDASRDRALLEATMAVLTESGYRTLTTAAVASRAGVSTATLYRRWPSKEVMVVDAAAAYAQELTTHTDTGTLEGDLRALLRDKAASLTGKEGGVLQTLIGEARHNTPLAEALTNTFVLPMRRRMEEITKRAAERGEIPPVEHADLLGDLVLGPMVSRFFLTPLPPDQVDAATAAETADRLLPFLLRAVGHKGHA